GGAGAAAGCATGCCTTCCATAGCCGCTTTGACCTCTTCTATGGCATCGTAGATGATAGAGTAGAGGCGGATATCCACACCTTCTTTCTCTGCCTCTTTACGTGCTCCGAGTGAGGGACGTACCTGGAAGCCGATAATAATGGCATCGGAGACCGCAGCCAGGCTCACATCCGATTCTGAAATTTGCCCTGCTGCCTTGTGGATCACATTCACTTGGATCTCTTCTGTGGAGAGACGTATCAATGAGTCGGAGAGTGCTTCTACTGATCCGTCCACGTCCCCCTTCACGATGATGTTCAATTGTTGGAAGCTGCCGATAGCGATGCGGCGCCCGATATCGTCGAGAGTAAGCATTTTCTGCGTACGCAATGACTGTTCACGCTGCAACTGTTCACGGCGGTTGGCAATTGAGCGTGCCTCCTGTTCGGTCTCCATTACATTGAATGTGTCACCGGCTTGAGGCGCTCCATTCAAACCGAGTATCAATGCCGGTTCTGATGGGCCAGCCTCTTCAATACGTTGATTACGCTCGTTGAACATAGCTTTCACACGGCCGAAATAAGAACCTGCCAATACGATATCACCCTGTCTGAGCGTCCCGTTTTCTACCAATACGGTGGCCATATAACCTCTTCCCTTATCGAGTGACGATTCAATGATGGATCCGGTAGCTCTCCGATCCGGGTTGGCTTTCAGCTCCAACAGGTCTGCCTCAAGCAATACTTTTTCCAGTAGTTCATGGATACCAATACCGCTTTTTGCCGATATATCCTGCGATTGGTATTTTCCTCCCCAATCTTCCACAAGATAGTTCATTTCGGCCAGTTTCTCTTTTATCTTTTCAGGATTTGCCCCCGGTTTATCGATCTTGTTAATGGCGAATACAATCGGTACGCCGGCTGCGCCTGCATGGTTGATCGCTTCTACTGTCTGCGGCATCACATTGTCGTCGGCCGCTACGATGATAATTGCCACGTCAGTCACCTTAGCACCACGTGCACGCATGGCGGTAAAGGCTTCGTGCCCCGGTGTATCGAGGAAGGTGATCTTGCGTCCGTCGGACAACTGTACGTTATATGCTCCGATATGTTGCGTGATACCGCCGGCTTCACCCGCAATCACATTGGTGCTGCGGATCCTGTCGAGCAGTGAAGTTTTCCCGTGGTCTACGTGCCCCATCACCGTGACAATAGGTGGGCGCGGAATCAGGTCTTCGGGTGCATCTTCCTGATCAGCAATTGCTTCAATTACGTCGGCACTCACATACTGGGTCTTGAAACCGTATTCTTCCGCCACAATATTGATGGTCTCGGCATCGAGGCGCTGATTGATCGCCACCATTACACCCAGACTCATACAAGTGGAAATAACATTGGTTACAGGAACGTTCATCATATTGGCCAGGTCGTTTGCCGTAACAAACTCGGTCAACTGCAATATGCGGCTTGCCTTTTCCTGCTGTTTGAGTTCCTCTTGCTGCTTTTGGGCGCTGGCTTCACGCTTTTCACGACGATACTTCGCTCCGGCTTTTTTACCTCTCTTTTCTGTGAGGCGCGCAAGTGTCTCTTTTATCTGTTTTTGTACATCTTCTTCACTGACTTCAGCCTTAAGTGGTTTTCTGAGCGACAATTTTTTGTTATTGCTCTTGGACCCCTGATTGTAGGTAACCGGTTTATCAATATTCACCTGTCCGGAACGTATCCGTTTTCTTTTCTTTTTCCCGCTGTCGGTATCTCCCTCTGAAGTGTCAGGCTGTTTTTTCTTTTCATCAATAGCCTCTTTCTTCAGTTGTTTTACTTTTTCTTCTTTCAGCTTTTTGTTGTCAAGCGCTTTCTGTTCACGTTCAAGGCGTTCTTTCTTGCGCTGTGCCCTCGACTTTCTGGGGGGGCGGGTACGATCATTGATAGAATCCAGATCTATAGACCCTTTTACCACAATATTGGATTCCAGCTTGTTGTTGTGTAACCGGAATACTGAGTCGGACTTAGCTTCATCGGTTTTTTCTTCCGTTTCCGCTTCAGATTCATTCCTGTATGGTTCTGCATCCGCCGCTTCAGGTACAGATACTGGTTCCGGTGCTGTTACCGCTTCCTCCTTCGGTTCCTCCCTTTTTATTTCTTCCGGTTTAGTTTTTTCCGCCTCAACCTGATGTACTATCTCTTCCTTTTTCTCTTCGACCTGTTCCTCTGTTTTCTCTTTTGGACTCTTCTTCGTTTCCTCTTCGGGTTTTTCTTCAACCTGAGGCGAAGTTACCTCTTCATAGGGGACTTGTTCAATAGGAGTCTCCTCTGCAGCCACCTCTTTTACGGAATCCGGTTTTTCTAGTTCCGGTTCGGGCTGTGCTTCTACTTCCGGAGTATCGGGAGCAACAATCTCTTCCTTATCTTCTTTTGCCGGCTCTTCGTTCTTCGGTTCGCTTTTCCTTTTATGAAGGTTGTCCAGATCAATACTGCCTACGACATTGAAATGAGGTTTCAATTCGTCCGGGATCTCTGTCTCGATAGCTTCTTTTTCCACTTTTTTCCTGGGAATTTGCTGTTCCGGAAGTTCATATCCTTCTATGGCGACAGTCTCCCGCTTTTCGTCACGACGATGCAATTTTTCGCGGGTGATAGTCGCTTCTTTCCGTATATTTTTGTCTTTCCCGAATTCGGCAATCAGTATATCATACTGTTCATCCTCAATTTTTGCGTTGGGATTTGCTTCTATTTCAATACCTTTCTTGTGCAGAAATTCAACAAGGGTGTTGATTCCTACATTTAAATTTTTTGATACTTTTATTAGTCTTACAGGCATATATCTCTCCTACCTTTACTCTCTTTTAATGTTGTGAACAGTATGTTGTACTATTTGACCGGGACCGGATTTGAGATCAGTGGTTGTTTTCCTCGTCAGTACCCATCTCTACATCTACATCTGCGTCTGTATCTACGTCTACGTCTACATCTACATCTGCATTTATCCCCATGTCTACATCCATGTCTGTATCTATTTCTGTATCGTCATCTTCTTCCTCAAATTCGTAACGTAAGATGGCCAATACCTCATCTACTGTACTATCCTCCAGGTCTGCCTCCCTGATTAGCCTTTCACGTCCCATCGCAAGTACGTTCTTGGCCGTAGAACAGCCGATTTTTTTCAATTGGTCAATGACCCAACCATCGATTTCGTCACGGAATTCATCAAGATAGATATCTTCCTCGTCTACCTCATCTATGTCGCGGAACACCTCTATGTTGTAACCGGTGAGCATGGAGGCCAGTTTGATATTGGCTCCTCCCTTCCCAATGGCGAGGGAAACTTCCTCGGGATTGAGAAATACTTCTGCACGACGCTCCTCCTCCCTTACAGTGATGGAGTTGATCCTTGCGGGACTCAACGCCCGTTGAATGTAGAGGGTGGTGTTGTTGGTATAATTGATGACGTCGATATTTTCATTTCGTAATTCACGCACTATGCCGTGAATGCGGAATCCTTTCATTCCCACACAGGCTCCTACCGGGTCGATGCGGTCATCATAAGCCTCTACAGCTACTTTGGCACGTTCACCCGGGATACGGGCAATCCCTTTGATAGTGATCAGTCCGTCCGCAATCTCTGGAATCTCCTGTTCAAACAATCTTTCAAGGAATACGGGGGATGTGCGTGAAAGGATGATCCTGGGATTGTTATTCTTGTTCTCAACCCTTGCTACTACGGCGCGGGCGTGTTCTCCTTTACGGAAAAAATCGCTGGGTATCTGTTCCGTCTTGGGTAGGATTAATTCATTATGCTC
This window of the Proteiniphilum saccharofermentans genome carries:
- the infB gene encoding translation initiation factor IF-2 codes for the protein MPVRLIKVSKNLNVGINTLVEFLHKKGIEIEANPNAKIEDEQYDILIAEFGKDKNIRKEATITREKLHRRDEKRETVAIEGYELPEQQIPRKKVEKEAIETEIPDELKPHFNVVGSIDLDNLHKRKSEPKNEEPAKEDKEEIVAPDTPEVEAQPEPELEKPDSVKEVAAEETPIEQVPYEEVTSPQVEEKPEEETKKSPKEKTEEQVEEKKEEIVHQVEAEKTKPEEIKREEPKEEAVTAPEPVSVPEAADAEPYRNESEAETEEKTDEAKSDSVFRLHNNKLESNIVVKGSIDLDSINDRTRPPRKSRAQRKKERLEREQKALDNKKLKEEKVKQLKKEAIDEKKKQPDTSEGDTDSGKKKRKRIRSGQVNIDKPVTYNQGSKSNNKKLSLRKPLKAEVSEEDVQKQIKETLARLTEKRGKKAGAKYRREKREASAQKQQEELKQQEKASRILQLTEFVTANDLANMMNVPVTNVISTCMSLGVMVAINQRLDAETINIVAEEYGFKTQYVSADVIEAIADQEDAPEDLIPRPPIVTVMGHVDHGKTSLLDRIRSTNVIAGEAGGITQHIGAYNVQLSDGRKITFLDTPGHEAFTAMRARGAKVTDVAIIIVAADDNVMPQTVEAINHAGAAGVPIVFAINKIDKPGANPEKIKEKLAEMNYLVEDWGGKYQSQDISAKSGIGIHELLEKVLLEADLLELKANPDRRATGSIIESSLDKGRGYMATVLVENGTLRQGDIVLAGSYFGRVKAMFNERNQRIEEAGPSEPALILGLNGAPQAGDTFNVMETEQEARSIANRREQLQREQSLRTQKMLTLDDIGRRIAIGSFQQLNIIVKGDVDGSVEALSDSLIRLSTEEIQVNVIHKAAGQISESDVSLAAVSDAIIIGFQVRPSLGARKEAEKEGVDIRLYSIIYDAIEEVKAAMEGMLSPDIKEEITGNVEVLEVFKISKVGTVAGCMVRDGKIKRSSRIRLIRDGIVIFTGELESLKRFKEDVKEVTSGYECGVTIRNFNDIKVGDVVEAYEETEVKKRL
- the nusA gene encoding transcription termination factor NusA, whose protein sequence is MGKKKETISLIDTFSEFNELKNIDKATLISVLEESFRNVISKNNGTDENYDIIINPDKGDLEIWRNRVVVEDDELEDPNLEISLSEARKIDEDFEVGEEVTDEVSLDHFGRRTILNLRQTLASKILELEKDNLYNKYKEKVGEIVSGEVYQVWKKELLLLDDEHNELILPKTEQIPSDFFRKGEHARAVVARVENKNNNPRIILSRTSPVFLERLFEQEIPEIADGLITIKGIARIPGERAKVAVEAYDDRIDPVGACVGMKGFRIHGIVRELRNENIDVINYTNNTTLYIQRALSPARINSITVREEERRAEVFLNPEEVSLAIGKGGANIKLASMLTGYNIEVFRDIDEVDEEDIYLDEFRDEIDGWVIDQLKKIGCSTAKNVLAMGRERLIREADLEDSTVDEVLAILRYEFEEEDDDTEIDTDMDVDMGINADVDVDVDVDTDADVDVEMGTDEENNH